Proteins found in one Sorghum bicolor cultivar BTx623 chromosome 1, Sorghum_bicolor_NCBIv3, whole genome shotgun sequence genomic segment:
- the LOC8058777 gene encoding cyclin-dependent protein kinase inhibitor SMR1, producing MSASPEFYKPAPPAFSPCSSPLLLHGAVAEESTTAGAGTMWPQQQEEEDYRCRTPTSGESQVKPLGTCPPAPRKPRAPAAPAPCRKRLFEVEVFSLRLEELERLFWRPHPAAHKPPTAQKKRRRVACPEPKPKKSS from the coding sequence ATGTCTGCGTCGCCGGAGTTCTACAAGCCAGCGCCGCCGGCGTTCTCGCCGTGCAGCTCGCCGCTGCTCCTGCACGGGGCGGTAGCGGAGGAGAGCACTACCGCCGGCGCCGGGACCATGTGgccgcagcagcaggaggaggaggactaccgGTGCCGGACGCCGACGAGCGGGGAGAGCCAGGTGAAGCCGCTGGGGACGTGCCCGCCGGCGCCGCGGAAGCCGCGGGCGCCAGCGGCCCCCGCGCCGTGCCGGAAGCGCCTGTTCGAGGTGGAGGTGTTCAGCCTAAGGCTGGAGGAGCTGGAGCGCCTCTTCTGGCGCCCGCACCCGGCCGCGCACAAGCCGCCGACCGCCCAGAAGAAGCGCCGGAGGGTGGCCTGCCCGGAGCCCAAGCCCAAGAAGAGCAGCTAG
- the LOC110436830 gene encoding uncharacterized protein LOC110436830 yields MRGREFHRNRCSFGRPASAALPAAAAWRNDSANCCCVWTAAAQAVAAVPAPRNGRGGGGGAIAVADGGHGARNKRRAGGGGDRRAQSAAESTLPWRLAPPAACCCSYSGDGRSRTRRQLATRTTQVRGQSRH; encoded by the exons ATGCGGGGCCGCGAATTCCACCGGAACCGCTGCAGCTTTGGCCGTCCTGCAAGCGCTGCCCTGCCGGCTGCCGCTGCGTGGCGGAATGATTCCGCGAACTGTTGCTGCGTGTGGACAGCAGCGGCGCAAGCAGTTGCGGCTGTCCCGGCGCCCAGGAATGGTCgtgggggcgggggcggggcaATCGCAGTCGCAGACGGCGGGCACGGCGCACGCAACAAGAGGCGCGCGGGCGGGGGAGGGGACCGCAGAGCGCAGAGCGCAGCAGAGTCCACGTTGCCGTGGCGCCTGGCGCCTCCAGCGGCTTGCTGCTGCTCGTACAGTGGCGACGGCAGGTCGAGGACGAGGAGGCAATTGGCAACACGGACGACACAG GTACGAGGCCAGAGTCGGCATTGA